In Penaeus chinensis breed Huanghai No. 1 chromosome 19, ASM1920278v2, whole genome shotgun sequence, a single genomic region encodes these proteins:
- the LOC125035018 gene encoding dickkopf-related protein 3-like, producing the protein MNLCLIFLAVGCLATPCTAQGLSWLFRRLHKAGRHNIRDLSGDRHTSHQMTIDQPFNFYEHLRLCTNDRVCGRGQFCDQHYGVCRDHMTEGQECREDAMCEGGYDCMFGVCQKRIKRGREGARCRKERDCGAGMCCARRHGEQVCQRRLPLGHKCYVPEGGLDYSINQVCPCESGLVCKYTAEQPPSRHQLIALISASEDMHCAAPSHRVD; encoded by the exons ATGAATTTGTGTCTCATCTTCCTGGCGGTGGGCTGTCTGGCGACCCCATGTACGGCACAAGGACTTTCCTGGCTCTTCAGACGCCTCCATAAAGCAGGTCGCCATAACATTCGCGACCTCAGCGGCGACCGTCACACCTCCCATCAAATGACGATAGATCAACCTTTCAACTTTTATGAACACTTG CGTCTGTGCACCAACGACCGCGTGTGTGGGCGTGGCCAGTTCTGCGACCAGCACTACGGCGTGTGTCGGGACCACATGACGGAGGGACAGGAGTGTCGTGAGGACGCCATGTGTGAGGGCGGATACGACTGCATGTTCGGCGTGTGCCAAAAGCGCATCAagcgtgggcgtgagggcgcCAGGTGCCGCAAGGAGAGGGATTGTGGAGCAGGGATGTGCTGCGCTCGTCGCCATGGAGAGCAGGTGTGTCAGCGGCGTCTGCCGTTGGGCCACAAGTGCTACGTACCTGAGGGCGGCCTCGACTACTCCATAAACCAAGTTTGTCCGTGCGAGAGCGGCCTTGTGTGCAAATACACGGCTGAACAGCCTCCTTCCAGGCACCAGCTCATCGCCCTCATATCGGCCTCCGAGGACATGCACTGCGCAGCGCCCTCGCACCGCGTCGACTGA
- the LOC125034898 gene encoding dickkopf-related protein 3-like: protein MGGQDIITSPPPEHSHHTDVSTDKLSRLHKAVNIKTLDSDTEERGIWAGRHNIRDLSGARHTPQQVTIDQSFNSYEHLRLCTNDRVCVRGQFCDQHYGVCRDHMTEGQECREDAMCEGGYDCMFGVCQKRIKRGREGARCRKERDCGAGMCCARRHGEQVCQRRLPLGHKCYVPEGGLDYSMNQICPCESGLVCKYTAEQPPSRHQLIALISASEDMRCAAPSHRVD, encoded by the exons ATGGGTGGGCAAGATATAATCACTTCCCCGCCCCCTGAACA CTCACACCACACTGATGTATCCACTGAC AAACTTTCACGGTTGCATAAG GCAGTGAATATCAAGACACTG GATTCAGACACAGAGGAACGGGGAATCTGGGCAG GTCGCCATAACATCCGCGACCTCAGTGGCGCCCGTCACACGCCCCAGCAAGTGACGATAGATCAATCCTTCAACTCGTATGAACACTTG CGTCTGTGCACCAACgatcgcgtgtgtgtgcgtggccagTTCTGCGACCAGCACTACGGCGTGTGTCGGGACCACATGACGGAGGGACAGGAGTGTCGTGAGGACGCCATGTGTGAGGGCGGATACGACTGCATGTTCGGCGTGTGCCAAAAGCGCATCAagcgtgggcgtgagggcgcCAGATGCCGTAAGGAGAGGGATTGTGGAGCAGGGATGTGCTGCGCTCGTCGCCATGGAGAGCAGGTATGTCAGCGGCGTCTGCCGTTGGGCCACAAGTGCTACGTACCTGAGGGCGGCCTCGACTACTCTATGAACCAAATTTGCCCGTGCGAGAGCGGCCTTGTGTGCAAATACACGGCTGAACAGCCTCCTTCTAGGCACCAGCTCATCGCCCTCATATCGGCCTCCGAGGACATGCGCTGCGCAGCGCCCTCGCATCGCGTCGACTGA